A genomic segment from Natator depressus isolate rNatDep1 chromosome 19, rNatDep2.hap1, whole genome shotgun sequence encodes:
- the LOC141974640 gene encoding uncharacterized protein LOC141974640: MASWECRVAPGRGFLLLCILTLHLSSWNPLESAETSPPPAVSFFDTTPSVPETSPISSTYMVSNYSANGTEDTPITCQSFQCSGERCYQEEAYANDTATCHNESHCELYRLNSTNYTAKCSSECGSGNGTEMCVTNGSVSMSKCILECCNSSQCLQLNATTYGDLPPTTTPAPTTTTMKPPSRNGKVCTTFSCKGAGCFKGQKSVAECIVGYNFCEMKKTGSNYVAGCSKVCKTASPVCARGAAALCYQECCQATPKTSCLKLDGNVHFNGAGQVALAPLLKLLACGVGLVMHYSLSTFLQG; this comes from the exons ATGGCCAGTTGGGAATGCCGGGTTGCTCCAGGCCGAG GCTTCCTCCTGCTCTGCATTTTGACTCTGCATCTTAGCTCTTGGAATCCTCTTGAATCAGCAG AGACGAGCCCTCCTCCTGCCGTGTCTTTCTTCGACACCACCCCCTCTGTTCCAGAGACTTCCCCTATTTCCAGCACATATATGGTCTCCAACTACTCTGCAAATGGGACAGAAGACACACCT ATCACCTGCCAGAGTTTTCAGTGCTCTGGAGAGAGATGCTACCAGGAGGAAGCTTATGCCAATGACACCGCGACCTGCCACAATGAGTCTCACTGTGAG CTCTATCGTCTCAACAGCACAAACTACACAGCCAAGTGCAGCAGCGAGTGTGGGAGCGGGAACGGCACCGAGATGTGTGTAACCAACGGCAGCGTGAGCATGAGCAAGTGCATCCTGGAGTGCTGCAACTCGTCTCAGTGCCTGCAACTCAATGCCACCACCTACG GTGACTTGCCGCCCACCACCACTCCAGCTCCCACAACTACCACCATGAAGCCCCCTTCCAGGAAT GGGAAAGTGTGCACAACCTTCTCCTGTAAGGGAGCTGGATGCTTCAAAGGCCAGAAGTCTGTTGCTGAATGCATCGTTGGATACAACTTCTGTGAG ATGAAGAAGACTGGCTCAAATTACGTGGCTGGATGTAGCAAAGTCTGCAAGACCGCCAGCCCAgtctgtgccagaggagcagctgccctctgTTACCAGGAATGCTGCCAAGCTACCCCTAAAACTAGCTGCCTGAAACTGGATGGCAACGTGCACTTCAATGGCGCTGGGCAGGTGGCTCTGGCCCCACTCCTGAAACTCCTGGCCTGTGGTGTGGGTCTTGTCATGCATTACAGTCTCTCCACTTTCCTTCAGGGTTAA